The Arthrobacter sp. D5-1 genome segment GTCGCGCCAACGGGTGCGGGCGGACAGGCGGGGTGCGGTCAGGAGTGTTTCAGGCATTGCGTTTCCTCAACAGCAGGAAGAGGAACAGGATGGCGCCCAGGACCGACATGACCATGCCCACCGGCACTTCGTAGGGGAACCGGATGGTCCGGCCGATGATGTCGCAGACCAGCACGAACGCTGCTCCGAACAACGCCGTCCAGGGAACAGCCCGGCGGAGGTTGTCGCCGAAGAGCAGGGACACAATGTTGGGCACTACCAAGCCGAGGAACGGCACGGCACCCACCGTGGTAACCACAACGGCCGAGATCAACGAAACGATCATCAGCCCCAACCGCATGGTGCGCGCGTAGTTCAGACCAAGGTTGGTGGTGAAGTCCTGCCCCATGCCGGCCACGGTGAAGCGGTCGGCAGCAAAGAGGCCCACCAACACCAGGACAGCCACGATCCACAGCAGTTCATACCGCCCGCGGAGCACGCCGGAGAAGTCTCCGATCATCCAGTTACTCAGGGTCTGGAGGAGATCGAAGCGGTAAGCGAAGAATGTGGTGACGGCTGCGATGATGCCACCCAGCATGATGCCTACCAGCGGAATCAGCAGGGTGTTACGGGCAGGAAGGCGCCGCAGGATCGCCAGGAAGAGGGCTGTGCCCAGAACGGCGAACACAGAAGCCACCAGCATCTTGGTGGGAATCGGAGAGTCGGGAGCCAGCACGGTGACCACCAGGATCCCGAGTGTCGCCGACTCCACGGTGCCCACAGTGGACGGCTCAACAAATCGGTTCCGGGCCATGAGCTGCATGATCAACCCGGCAACGGCGACGGCCATGCCGGCCAGGACCACGGCCACGGTGCGCGGCACCCGCGAGACCCAGAAGATTTCCCAGGCACCGGCGTCGTTCGCCAACAGAGCGGGCAGTGAAACATCGCTGACACCCACAAAAATGCTGGCCACGGCGATCACCACCACAACGGCAGCGGCCGCAACCAGGCGGGCAGTTTCGCCAGTCCGGTTGCGGCTTGCTGGCACCGTGGGGCGCACGGCGGTAGTTGTCACGTCAGGATTTCAGGTGGAGCGGTTGTCAGGCGACCGATTCGGCCACTGCGGTGACCATGGCCTGGACGTTGTTCAGGCCGTAGCCCACGATGTACCAGCCTGCGGGATCCAGGTTGATGATCTTGTTGTTCTTGGCGGCGTTGGTGGACTTCACGAGCTCGTTGTCCAGGATGGGGTTGGCGGTGGAGCCTGCGGTGCCGATCGCGGTGTCGCGGTTGATGACGTAGAGGATGTCCGGGTTGGTTTCCTTGATGTATTCGAAGGAGACAGCCTCGCCGTGGGATCCCTCGGACTTGACGTCAGCGGCCGTCGGAACGCCCAGGACATCGTGGATGATGCCGAAGCGTGAGCCCGCGCCGTATGCGGTGACTTCGCCACCGGAGGTCAAAACGATCAGGCCCTTGCCGGCCGAAGCGGCTTTGGTCTTGGTGTCGGCAACGGTCTTGTCCACTTCTGCGAGCTTGGACGCGACCTCGTCTTCCTTCTTGAAGATCTTGCCGAGCTTCTCGGTCTGTGCCTTGAAGCTTTCCATGGGCTTGGCCGCATCAACGGAGAGGTCGATGGTGGGGGCGATCTTGCTCAGTTCCCCATAGGCGCCGGCAGTCCGGCCGGAGACGATGATGAGGTCCGGGGCTGCGGAGCTGACGGCTTCGAAGTCGGGTTCCTTAAGCGAACCCACCTTGGCGTACTTGGCCTCGGAGAACTTCTTGAGTGCCTCCGGGTAGCTGGCCTCGGGAACTCCGGTGGGCTCGACGCCGAGCGCGTTCATGGTGTCCAGGACGCCGAGATCGAAGGTGACAACCTTGGCCGGATTCACGGGAACGTTGGTGGTTGAACCCTGGGCGTGCTCGATGGTGATGGTGCTGGCCTCCTCGGGTTGCGAAGACGCCGTTGCCCCGCCGCCACAGGCCGTAACGGCCAGCAAAGCAGCGCCTGCAGCCAATGCCCCAATGTAGCTCGACAGCCTCTTTTTCACGCCAGTACTCCACTCACTAATAAGTCATAGATGTGTTGCCTAATTGCTTTTTGACTCTATTAGTAAGGTGAGGCTAACTTCAAAACCGAAAGGCCCTCCAGCGGGAATTTGTGACTGAAGTCACCCTTTTTTCTCCCGCTGGAGAGCCTTTGTTACTTTCGAGTGGCGCTTACGCCTCGGCCTGCCGATCCTCCACGAGCTTTTGGACCGCCGGGAAGAGCGGGTGCGACGGCGTCAGTTCCGTGATGCGTTCGACGGCGGCAGCCGCGTCCAGTTCGGACAGCAGCGTGGCAAGTTCCACGGCTTCGTCATCGTTGCCGTCGTCGAAACGCAGCGCTGCGGACATCGCCTCAAGGAGTGCCACTGGGGTGACACCGCGTTCAGCGAGCTCCGCGGCAGGACCAACGAACCGCTCATGCCGGCCCAGTTTCCGCAGCGGGGCACGGCCGACGCGGACCACCGTGTCCGGCAGGTGCGGGTTGGTAAAGCGGGACAGGATCTTCTGCACGTACGCTTCCTGCTCGGCCTCGACAAAGCCGTGCTTGGCCACCAACAGTTCCTTGGTTTCCTCCAGAACCGCCCGGACCTTCGCGGCCACGGACGGATCGGCCATGGCATCGGAGATCTTCTCCAGCCCGGCTTGGTAACCAAAATACGCTGCCGACGCATGCCCGGTATTGACCGTGAACAGCTTGCGCTCAATGTACGGGCCCAGTTCGTCTACGAACGTGGCGCCGGGGATCGTGGGCACCTTGTCACCGAACGGCGTGCGGTCAATGACCCACTCGTAGAAGGTCTCCACCGTGACGTCAAGGCCCTGGCCCGGAGCCTGGTTGGGGACAATGCGGTCCACAGCCGTGTTGGCAAAAACCGCGATGGCGTCCAAATCACCTGCGGAATTGTCCCAAGCCGACAGGATCGCCGTATGCAGGAGGTCCGTGGCGTTGATGGCGTTCTCGCAGGCCATCACGTGGAGAGGCGGCAGGTCTGTGGGACGGGCCGCCAGACCACGGGCGATCACCGGTGCCACGAACTTCAGGATGTGCGGCCCCACCGCCGTGGTGACCACATCCGCCGTCGAGATTTCCTCCACAACAGCGGCCTCCTGCGATGCGGAGTTGAAAGCTCGGAAACCAGTGACGGTCTTGACCGCTGGATTCTCACCAACCTCGTGGACGTCGTAGCTGCCGGCCACCGCGAGCTGGCTGATCAGCGCGTCCGCGACATCCGCGAACACCACCTCATAGCCGGCTTCATGAAGCAGCAGCCCCACGAAGCCGCGCCCGATGTTTCCTGCCCCAAAATGGACTGCCTTCACTATGCATTGACCTTTCTGAACAGCTCCAGGACCTCGTCAACCGTGGTGGCCTCCTCCAACTGGGCAACTTGTGCCTTGTTGGTGAAGATCTTGGCAATGGAAGACAGGATGTGGAGGTGCTCATTGTTGACGCCGGCGACACCGACCACGAACTTCACTTGCTTGCCGCCCCAGTCGATGCCCTCTGGGTAGCGGATGATGGACACGGCCGAGTGGTTGATGTGTTCCTTGGCATCGTTGGTGCCGTGCGGGATGGCCAGGAAGCTGCCCATGTAGGTGGATACGGATTCCTCGCGCTCGTGCATCGCGTGGACGTAGCTGACATCCACGGCGCCGCGGTCCAGCAGGAGCTTTCCGGCCTCGTCGATCGCCGCGTCACGGTCAGTGGCCGTGCCGTTCAGGACCACACTTTCGCGGAGGAGGACACCTTTGCCCCCGGCTGCCTGACCATCGACGGCGGGGGCCGGTTCAGCGGCATGCGCACCGTGGGTGGCGGCTGCTGCGGCCGCGGGCTGTGCGCTGGCTGCGGGGGTAGTGCTGTTGCTGCTCCGCACCAGTTCAACGATCTCTTCGTACTTGGGACTGTTCATGAAGTTGTCCACCGAGTAGTGCACTGCGCTGGACGTGCGCGGCTGGGCGCGTTCGGTGAGGTCCTGGTGCGTGACCACCACATCGTAGTTGTCGTTGAGGTTGGCGATGGCCGAGTTGGTGACCTTGACGTCCGGGAAGCCGGCGGCCTTGATCTTGTTGCGGAGGACTGAGGCACCCATGGCGCTGGAACCCATGCCTGCGTCGCAGGCAAACACGATGTTCTGGACCGGGCGGGTGAGCACGGTACCGGGCTGGGAGCCTGCCGGTTCGCCGGCGCGGTCACCAACAAGCGCGGAGGAGACGGAGCTCTTCTTGCCCTTCATGGCTTCCATGCGGGATGTCGCTGCCGAGAGATCATCCTCGCCCTTGTTCTTGGAGGCACGGAGGATCACCGAGGCGATCAGGAAGGAAACAGCCGTTGCAATAATGACGGCCAGGATGACCCCCAGGTAACTGTCACGCGCGGTCTGGGCGAGCACAGCAATGATGGAGCCCGGAGCAGCCGGAGCCACCAAACCTGCGTTTGTGATTGTAAGTGTCGCGATACCTGCCATGCCGCCACCGATCGCAGCGAGGATCAGGATGGGCTTCATCAGCACGTACGGGAAGTAGATCTCGTGGATGCCACCAAAGAAGTGGATGATCGCAGCGCCGGGCGCTGAAGCCCTGGCCGCACCGCGTCCAAAGAACATGTAAGCCAGCAGGATGCCGAGACCCGGGCCTGGGTTGGCCTCAAGCAGGAACAGGATGGACTTGCCCTCTTCCAAAGACTGCTGGATGCCGAGCGGCGTCATCACGCCATGGTTGATGGCGTTATTGAGGAACAGGACCTTGGCAGGCTCAATGAAGATGGAGGTTAGCGGCAGCAGGCTGTTGTTGATCAGGAACTGGATCACCGCGGTAGCGCTATCAGTGAACACCTTGACCACGGGTGAGATGGCAAACAAACCGAGCAACGCCAACAGCGCCCCCCAGATACCGGCGGAGAAGTTATTCACCAGCATCTCGAAGCCGGGGCGGATTTTGCCATCCCACAGGGCGTCGAGCTTCTTCATGGTCCAGCCGCCCAGCGGGCCCATGATCATGGCGCCGATGAACATAGGAATGCCGGCACCAACAATCACACCCATGGTGCCAATGGCACCCACCACGCCACCACGAACGCCGTGGACCATCTTGCCGCCTGTGTAAGCAATAAGTAGCGGCAGCAGGTACTTCACCATGGGGTCAACGAGGCCCAGGTTTTTGACTCCCTCAGCATCAGTACCGAATCCGCCGAGGACGGGTACTGGAATCCAGCCCTTCTCGATAAAGAGGGCTGTGATGAGGCCCCAGGCGATGAAGGCGCCGATGTTGGGCATGATCATGCCGGACAGGAATGTTCCGAACTTCTGAACACCAACGCGCACGCTGGTGCGGGGCTTCGCAACTGTCTCTGTTGCCATGTGAATTCCTAACGTGTGTCCCGCGGCGGCGCGGGGTCAGTCGATAAAGATCGAGAGAACGCAGCCTTAGGAGCTGCTGGAAATGCGGTGAAGCCATTCAAGGAAAAGCTTCAGTTCAGAGCTGGAAAGTTGGTCTGAATGTGAGGCCTGCAGTGCCGCATTCAGGGCGATTGCCGCAACAACCACGGACGATTTACCGGAGTCGTCCGCTGCGGCGCCACGGGCGGTGTCCGTGGAGACGGCAAAAATCATGGAATCCCGGGTCATCGTTGAGAGCTCGAGGTTCCTTTCTTCCACCGGTTCTGCGATCAGCATGAGCGTGACGCCCACGTTGGCCGCCAGGATGCTACGGGCCGCTTCGCGGGGCGGCACGTTGATCTGACCGGAAATTGCGGCCTTGTTCAGCATTTCCTCCAGAAGCGCTTCAGCATCGGCCACGATTGCAGGGCGGCTTTCCGGCCTGATGTTGCCGAACATCACCAGGTACAGATGCGGCTGGCTCAGCCCGAACTGGACATGGTTATCCCACATCCGCCGGACGTCTTCCAAAGGCTCCCCGGACGGCGCAAAATCCCGCTCCCCCGCCACATACTCTTCAAATCCGGCTGAAACGACGGCGTCGAACAAGCCTTCTTTGTCGCCAAAGTGGTGGTAAAGCGTTGGTGCGGTGACCCCGGCCAGCTTGGTGATCTGGCGCGTTGAGACCGCTGACCCCTCCGAATTCGCCAGCAACTCGGCAGCTGCGCGAAGCAACCGAATTTTAGGCGGAAGCTGGTCATCGAAACTCATAACCGCTACCCTAGCACCTATAGCGTTGCTATATGAGGTGGCTCACAAAGGAATTTTGTAGGCTAGTTTTCGAGGCTCCCGGTGCCGTCGCCGGCGGGTCTGAACCAACAAGCAGGAACAGAGGATTCAGTGCAGAATTTCCAAGGAGTAGGGGTAAGCCCTGGCCGCATCATTGGTTCCGTCCGCCAGATGCCCAAGCCGGTGAGCGAACCGCCGTCGGGAGAACGGTTGGCTGCGGACGTTGCCCCGGAAGACGCCGTCGCAGGCTTGAAGGCTGCCGCGCAGTCCGTCCATGACGAGCTCAAGGGACGTGCGGAGAGCGCTTCGGGCGACGGCAAGGCCGTGCTCGAAGCCACCGCCCTCATGGCCAAGGACACCATGCTCCTGAAGTCGGCGGCGAAGCTGATCAACGCCGGCTCCTCTGCTGAGCGTGCCATCTGGGAAGCCGGCGCGTCCGTCTCCGAGATGCTGCACAACCTGGGCGGCTACATGGCCGAACGCGCAACTGACGTCCTGGATGTGCGCGCCCGCATCGTGGCTGAACTCCGCGGCGTGCCCGCACCCGGCATTCCCGCTTCGGACACGCCCTTCATCCTGGTTGCCGAGGACCTCGCGCCGGCAGACACCGCAACACTGAATCCCGCGGTGGTGCAGGCGCTGGTGACCTCAGGTGGAGGACCGCAGTCCCACACGGCCATCATCGCGCGCTCGCTCGGCCTGCCTGCAGTGGTCGCGGCTCACGGCGTTGACGACATCGCCGACGGAACCGAGATCTACGTCGATGGTGCGGCTGGCTTCGTGGCGGCTTCGCCCTCTGACGAGCACCGGGCTTCTGCCATCGCATGGGCCGAAACGTCAGCCACCCTCGCCGAATTCGACGGAAACGGCACGACGGCGGACGGGCACTTGGTGCCGCTCCTCGCCAACGTTGGTGGAGCCAAGGATGCCGTGGCGGCCGCCGCTTTGGGCGCCCAGGGTGTTGGCCTGTTCCGCACCGAGTTCTGCTTCCTGGAACGTGACACCGAGCCCTCCGTGGACGAGCAAGCCGCAGCGTACAAGGCCGTGTTTGACGCGTTCCCGGGCAAGAAAGTTGTCCTCCGCACGCTGGACGCCGGCGCCGACAAGCCCCTGCCGTTCCTCACGGACGCCACCGAACCCAACCCTGCGCTGGGTGTCCGCGGCTACCGCACCGACTTCACCACGCCGGGGGTCCTGGAGCGCCAGCTTGAAGCCATCGCCCGGGCTGCCTCCGATTCCGACGCTGATGTGTGGGTCATGGCACCCATGATCTCCACGGCTGCCGAAGCCGGACGCTTCGCTTCACTGTGTGCAGCTGCCGGAATCCGGACGCCCGGTGTCATGGTGGAAGTTCCCTCTGCCGCCCTGACCGCTGCCACCGTGCTGCGCGAGGTGGGGTTTGCTTCCCTGGGCACCAACGACCTCACCCAGTACGCCATGGCCGCCGACCGCCAGCTCGGCCCCCTCGCCGAACTCAATACCCCCTGGCAGCCCGCCGTACTTCGGCTCGTGCAGCTCACCGTGGAAGGCGCGGCGCAGGAAAGCTCGGGCCGTGAAGGTGACGCCAAACCCGTGGGTGTTTGTGGTGAAGCAGCTGCCGACCCGGCCCTCGCCGTCGTTCTTACCGGGCTGGGTGTCACCACACTGTCCATGACCGCCCGGTCGCTGGCCGCCGTCGGGACTGTCCTGAAGACCGTGACCCTGGAGCAGGCGCAGGAACTCGCCCGCCTGGCCCTTTCTGCGCCCAGCGCCACCGAGGCCCGCGACTGGGTCCGCGCCAAGCTCCCCGTGCTCGAAGAGCTCGGCCTCTAATTTTCACTTCCGACCTTAGGAGAAACCATGCCCGAACGCACAGCCACCATCGCCAGCCGCTCCGGCCTCCACGCCCGCCCCGCCGCGCTGTTCGCCGAGGCCGCAGGCGAGCAGCCGGTTGAGGTCACCATCGCCATGCAGGGTGACCCTGCCGATGACGCGCTCGACGCCGCCAGCATCCTTTCGCTCATGACGCTCGGCGCCGCGAAGGGCGACGTCGTGGTGCTTCGGGCGGAGGGTGACGGTGCCGACGCTGCGCTGGACGCACTGGTGAAGCTGCTGGAGACGGACCTGGACGCGGAGTAGTTTTAGCTGGGCTGTCCCGGTTAGATGGTTTGCTGCGTGTTGGACGGCAGGAGTCGCCCAACGCGCAGCGAACCATCGAAATGGGTAGCGCTTTCAAACGCACGGCTCACGCTAGGCTTCTGCCATGGCATTGATAGCTCCCCGCGTCACCGCAGGACTCCCCGCCGACGACGCCCGGAATCTGGCGCGCTCCCTCCAGGACAGCGACGACATCACCGTGTTCGTGGACGGCACAGTCCACCGCCTGCCTGATGAGGCGAGGGATGCCGTCGTCGACCTTCTCGCACGGCTGGGCCGCGGCGAAACCGTGACGGTCAGCAGCGTGGAGGAAATGCTTACCACCTCGCAGGCCGCCGAGCTCGCCGGGATCTCGCACACCTATCTGCGCAATATGACCGACCGCGGCGAGATCCCCGTGGAATACCGCGGAACACATCGTCGGATCCGGCAAGCTGCCATCATCGCTTGGCTGGAATCCCAGAAGAAGAAACAGGCTGCCGCGGCGGAGGGCCAAGCCGGCGAAAGTGACGCCGACGCCGACTCATAGGGTCGACAGTGATAAGGATCAAGCAACGATCCCAGCCAACAGGCGGGCACCCCTTAAAGCCGGGGTTACGCTTGATCGGTGGGCAATTTCAAAGGGTGGCATATCGTGGCCGGGTTGGCCGCAATGGCCCTTGCCGCACCCTTGGGCTCTGCCATGGGATTGAACTTTGTGGCAACCTTCATGTTCGCGTGCACAGTGTTCGTGGCCGTTGCGATGTGGACGGAATCAAAAATTGCACGACGCCGGGACGCGGCTGAGGCGTCCGCCGCCGCCGAATCGGCACGCCCGGCAGGCGACCCCAACGAATCCGATGACGCCACAAGGTCCGACGACGCCACAAGGGAGTAGGCATGGGGTTCAATAGCGGTATGGCTTCGACTTCCCCCTCCGTTGTGTGGCCCGTGGTGCATGAGGAACGTCGCGCCCTGATCCGGGACCTTGAACCACTTCAGCCCTCCCAATGGAGGACCCCGTCACTGTGCCCTGGCTGGGACGTCCATGATGTCCTGGCGCACGTGATCGACAGCGCCAAAACCACGCGCCTTAATTTCATTCGCCGGATGATTGCCTCCCGGATGGACTTTGACCGCGACAACGCCGTAGGTGTTGAGCGCGAAAGGACCCCTGACCCGGCTACGACCCTGAGTCAGTTGAAAGCCGTGCTCTCCCGGACATCGGGGCCGCCTGCAGGCCTGGGGACCCGGTTGGTGGAGGCGTTCGTCCACGGCGAGGACATCCGCCGCCCGCTGGGGATGCGCCGCGACTACCCCGCCGCGCACGTGGCCACTGCCCTGCACTATCAGGTGCGGACCAGCACCAAGATGGGCGGAGGCAAGGAGGTGGCAGGAGGCTGGCGCCTGGTGGCCACCGATGCATCCTTCGATCACGGGGATGGCCCTGCTGTGGAAGGGCCGGCCATTGCCCTGCTGCTGGCGGTGTCCGGCCGACCAATAGCAGAGGACGAGCTGAGTGGCCCCGGGGCTCCGGTGTTCTTGCGGCGGACACCATCATGAGGGCGCGGAGCAGGCCGGCAGCAATGCTGTCTGCAGACGTAGAAGTTCTGGGATTGAAGGGGCGGATCCTGTGGGCTGGGGGCACGCCTGAGCCTGCCGCTGTCCCCGCTGCCGGCTCTGAGGCCGATCCCACCGGGCCCGTCTATGTCCTGGTTCACGGCATCGGGGTCTCGCACCGTTATTTGGCCCGGTTGCACACAGTCCTTGCAGCGAGCGCACCCACCTACTCCTTGGACCTCCCGGGGTTTGGAGGGACTCCAAAGCCTGATCGACAGCTTTCGGTGGAGGACTACGGCGCCTTCATTGCGGAGGCCCTCGCTTCCCGCGGCATCGGTTCGTACGTTTTGGTGGGCCATTCGATGGGTGCGCAGTTTGTTATCGAGGCGGCTTTGCATTCACCGG includes the following:
- a CDS encoding ABC transporter permease, whose protein sequence is MTTTAVRPTVPASRNRTGETARLVAAAAVVVVIAVASIFVGVSDVSLPALLANDAGAWEIFWVSRVPRTVAVVLAGMAVAVAGLIMQLMARNRFVEPSTVGTVESATLGILVVTVLAPDSPIPTKMLVASVFAVLGTALFLAILRRLPARNTLLIPLVGIMLGGIIAAVTTFFAYRFDLLQTLSNWMIGDFSGVLRGRYELLWIVAVLVLVGLFAADRFTVAGMGQDFTTNLGLNYARTMRLGLMIVSLISAVVVTTVGAVPFLGLVVPNIVSLLFGDNLRRAVPWTALFGAAFVLVCDIIGRTIRFPYEVPVGMVMSVLGAILFLFLLLRKRNA
- a CDS encoding siderophore ABC transporter substrate-binding protein, which codes for MKKRLSSYIGALAAGAALLAVTACGGGATASSQPEEASTITIEHAQGSTTNVPVNPAKVVTFDLGVLDTMNALGVEPTGVPEASYPEALKKFSEAKYAKVGSLKEPDFEAVSSAAPDLIIVSGRTAGAYGELSKIAPTIDLSVDAAKPMESFKAQTEKLGKIFKKEDEVASKLAEVDKTVADTKTKAASAGKGLIVLTSGGEVTAYGAGSRFGIIHDVLGVPTAADVKSEGSHGEAVSFEYIKETNPDILYVINRDTAIGTAGSTANPILDNELVKSTNAAKNNKIINLDPAGWYIVGYGLNNVQAMVTAVAESVA
- a CDS encoding mannitol-1-phosphate 5-dehydrogenase; protein product: MKAVHFGAGNIGRGFVGLLLHEAGYEVVFADVADALISQLAVAGSYDVHEVGENPAVKTVTGFRAFNSASQEAAVVEEISTADVVTTAVGPHILKFVAPVIARGLAARPTDLPPLHVMACENAINATDLLHTAILSAWDNSAGDLDAIAVFANTAVDRIVPNQAPGQGLDVTVETFYEWVIDRTPFGDKVPTIPGATFVDELGPYIERKLFTVNTGHASAAYFGYQAGLEKISDAMADPSVAAKVRAVLEETKELLVAKHGFVEAEQEAYVQKILSRFTNPHLPDTVVRVGRAPLRKLGRHERFVGPAAELAERGVTPVALLEAMSAALRFDDGNDDEAVELATLLSELDAAAAVERITELTPSHPLFPAVQKLVEDRQAEA
- a CDS encoding PTS mannitol transporter subunit IICBA — encoded protein: MATETVAKPRTSVRVGVQKFGTFLSGMIMPNIGAFIAWGLITALFIEKGWIPVPVLGGFGTDAEGVKNLGLVDPMVKYLLPLLIAYTGGKMVHGVRGGVVGAIGTMGVIVGAGIPMFIGAMIMGPLGGWTMKKLDALWDGKIRPGFEMLVNNFSAGIWGALLALLGLFAISPVVKVFTDSATAVIQFLINNSLLPLTSIFIEPAKVLFLNNAINHGVMTPLGIQQSLEEGKSILFLLEANPGPGLGILLAYMFFGRGAARASAPGAAIIHFFGGIHEIYFPYVLMKPILILAAIGGGMAGIATLTITNAGLVAPAAPGSIIAVLAQTARDSYLGVILAVIIATAVSFLIASVILRASKNKGEDDLSAATSRMEAMKGKKSSVSSALVGDRAGEPAGSQPGTVLTRPVQNIVFACDAGMGSSAMGASVLRNKIKAAGFPDVKVTNSAIANLNDNYDVVVTHQDLTERAQPRTSSAVHYSVDNFMNSPKYEEIVELVRSSNSTTPAASAQPAAAAAATHGAHAAEPAPAVDGQAAGGKGVLLRESVVLNGTATDRDAAIDEAGKLLLDRGAVDVSYVHAMHEREESVSTYMGSFLAIPHGTNDAKEHINHSAVSIIRYPEGIDWGGKQVKFVVGVAGVNNEHLHILSSIAKIFTNKAQVAQLEEATTVDEVLELFRKVNA
- a CDS encoding TetR/AcrR family transcriptional regulator, with product MSFDDQLPPKIRLLRAAAELLANSEGSAVSTRQITKLAGVTAPTLYHHFGDKEGLFDAVVSAGFEEYVAGERDFAPSGEPLEDVRRMWDNHVQFGLSQPHLYLVMFGNIRPESRPAIVADAEALLEEMLNKAAISGQINVPPREAARSILAANVGVTLMLIAEPVEERNLELSTMTRDSMIFAVSTDTARGAAADDSGKSSVVVAAIALNAALQASHSDQLSSSELKLFLEWLHRISSSS
- the ptsP gene encoding phosphoenolpyruvate--protein phosphotransferase, giving the protein MQNFQGVGVSPGRIIGSVRQMPKPVSEPPSGERLAADVAPEDAVAGLKAAAQSVHDELKGRAESASGDGKAVLEATALMAKDTMLLKSAAKLINAGSSAERAIWEAGASVSEMLHNLGGYMAERATDVLDVRARIVAELRGVPAPGIPASDTPFILVAEDLAPADTATLNPAVVQALVTSGGGPQSHTAIIARSLGLPAVVAAHGVDDIADGTEIYVDGAAGFVAASPSDEHRASAIAWAETSATLAEFDGNGTTADGHLVPLLANVGGAKDAVAAAALGAQGVGLFRTEFCFLERDTEPSVDEQAAAYKAVFDAFPGKKVVLRTLDAGADKPLPFLTDATEPNPALGVRGYRTDFTTPGVLERQLEAIARAASDSDADVWVMAPMISTAAEAGRFASLCAAAGIRTPGVMVEVPSAALTAATVLREVGFASLGTNDLTQYAMAADRQLGPLAELNTPWQPAVLRLVQLTVEGAAQESSGREGDAKPVGVCGEAAADPALAVVLTGLGVTTLSMTARSLAAVGTVLKTVTLEQAQELARLALSAPSATEARDWVRAKLPVLEELGL
- a CDS encoding HPr family phosphocarrier protein, which translates into the protein MPERTATIASRSGLHARPAALFAEAAGEQPVEVTIAMQGDPADDALDAASILSLMTLGAAKGDVVVLRAEGDGADAALDALVKLLETDLDAE
- a CDS encoding helix-turn-helix domain-containing protein, whose protein sequence is MALIAPRVTAGLPADDARNLARSLQDSDDITVFVDGTVHRLPDEARDAVVDLLARLGRGETVTVSSVEEMLTTSQAAELAGISHTYLRNMTDRGEIPVEYRGTHRRIRQAAIIAWLESQKKKQAAAAEGQAGESDADADS
- a CDS encoding maleylpyruvate isomerase family mycothiol-dependent enzyme, which codes for MGFNSGMASTSPSVVWPVVHEERRALIRDLEPLQPSQWRTPSLCPGWDVHDVLAHVIDSAKTTRLNFIRRMIASRMDFDRDNAVGVERERTPDPATTLSQLKAVLSRTSGPPAGLGTRLVEAFVHGEDIRRPLGMRRDYPAAHVATALHYQVRTSTKMGGGKEVAGGWRLVATDASFDHGDGPAVEGPAIALLLAVSGRPIAEDELSGPGAPVFLRRTPS